In the genome of Penaeus vannamei isolate JL-2024 chromosome 26, ASM4276789v1, whole genome shotgun sequence, one region contains:
- the LOC113817891 gene encoding uncharacterized protein gives MRVLIVLSVCVALACAASPPRSAPEAGVEVKARTKRDYPVDSSYSAPSSYGYGNGGVYYYYYPSGATLQEKGEKDEEEKDKCDVERLLAPIILITIFLGIIAGAIVGLFPALTLPTVQQILALLPQINGRSMDDMTVMITQAVESEDCLDRLFCESGKFADGYTNTVSMFEFFAPRAFESKMKIFKDSALRKTDCKRYRCSYVDFMFK, from the exons ATGAGAGTGCTGATTGTCCTGTCGGTGTGCGTGGCTCTGGCTTGCGCTGCGTCGCCCCCTCGCTCTGCGCCCGAAGCCGGAGTCGAAGTCAAAGCTCGGACGAAGAGG GACTATCCAGTGGACAGCAGCTACTCGGCCCCTTCCTCCTACGGATACGGCAATGGCGGagtctactattactattacccaAGTGGCGCGACGctgcaggagaagggggagaaagacgaggaggagaaggacaagtgCGATGTGGAAAGG CTGCTGGCTCCCATCATCTTGATCACGATTTTCTTGGGCATCATCGCCGGCGCCATCGTGGGTCTCTTCCCGGCCCTGACTTTGCCGACCGTCCAGCAGATTCTCGCGCTGCTCCCCCAGATCAATGGAAGATCAATGGATGAT atgacagtgatgataacccAAGCTGTGGAGAGCGAGGACTGCTTGGATCGCCTCTTCTGTGAATCTGGAAAATTCGCTGACGGATACACAAATACTGTCAG CATGTTCGAATTCTTCGCTCCTCGCGCCTTCGAGAGCAAGATGAAGATCTTCAAGGACTCCGCTCTCAGGAAGACGGACTGCAAGCGCTACAGATGCTCCTACGTGGACTTTATGTTCAAATAG